The following DNA comes from Acholeplasma equirhinis.
GTTTAATCCTACGACATAAAAAATAGGAAATCGATCGGTTTCCTATTTGGTTGATTTTCTTTCAACGAGTTCAACATCCATGACTTCATGAAGAGTATCAAGTTCAACACCTCGAATAAGTCTTGTAAGGTTGATAAATGCTTGTTTACCTAAAAGATTAATTGGTTGACTGATTGAGGTCATTGGTGGGTTTACCCAAGCACAGAATGGTGTGTTATCATAACCAATAATTTGGACATCTTCTGGAATTTTCTTACCAAGTTTTTGTAAGACAGAAGAAATAACTAGTGCTAAGGTATCAGAGTAAGCAAAGATACCATCAATGTGTGGATTAGCTTTTAAAATTTGTTCAATTAATTTCACGTCTGGTGAAATTAAATCGAAGTCGAAGACATCAGCATGAAGACCATGTTTCTTAAGTTCCTTATTAAAACCAAGCGTTCTTTCAATGGTTGTCATTAAAAATGAAGGTCCACGGAATACTGCAAGATTCTTCGCACCACCTTTGATTAAACGTTTCGCAGCAAGTTCACCAGCTTTGACAGAGTCAGCTGTGATTGATGGAATGTTTTCATCTAGGATGTGGTCAATCGTAATAATTGGTACTTTCATTTCATCAAGTTTTGAAGCGTTTTGGAAATTAGATGCAATGATAATCCCTTCAATATTATATTGTTCAAAGAATTTGATATATTCAAGTTCGCGTTCAGGATCATCTTGAACGTTAAAGAACATGATTTTATAACCATTTGCTTGTGCTTGAGCTTCGATAGATTCTAAAAGTTCACCATAAAAGTAAGGTCCAATATGTGGGACAATTACTGCAATAATTTTAGATGAACGATTCGTTAAGCTTCTTGCAAGTTGATTAGGTACAAAGCCTAAATCCTTAATTGTCTTTTCAATCAAATCTTTAGTTTCTTCATGCACATAACCTTTACGGTTAATCACGCGAGATACGGTTGAAATTGATACATTTGCTTTTTTAGCAACATCTTTAATGGTAGGTTTCATTGTATTCCTCCCTAACACATTCATTTTATCATATTCAATTAAAAGTTAAAGACATTAAAAGAAAGAGAGTCTCATCATGAAAGCATTTATTGATGATTTCAATTTAGTTAGAATTGAATCAAAAGAATATATCTGGTCTATCGGTATAGAAAGTTACCAACTTTATTGGTCAAAAAATGAAGATGGTAATCAATATTTTAAAGTAGATAAACCGTTAAATCTACAAAAAGTTGATCATATTTGGATCAATGAAGTTAAATATCCACTTGGAATTGGAGTCGTTACATTATTAAAAAGTTTTGATAAAAAGTTCCGATATGATGGACCGCTTGGTGTGAACTATCAAAAATCATACACTGAGTTTTTTGTCTTTTCACCTGTTGCAAAAGAAATGTTTGTGGTCATTGATGGAATACCATATGAAATGTCTTATGAAGAACCTGTTTGGACAGCAAAAGTAGAAGGGGATTTAGAAGGCAAACCATATGTTTATCGCGTAAGACTTGTTGACCAATTTGCTGATGTGAAAGACCCATATACAGTTGCTGCTAATTTAACGGATTCAATTATTATTGATCCAGCTAAGTTAAATAAACAAATTTTTGATTATGTACCATTAAAAAAATATACAGATGCAGTTATTTATGAAGGTCATGTCAGAGATATGACCATTCATTTAGATGTGATTGATAAAGGGCTATTTGATGGTTTAAGTCAACCTGCACCATCGCTTGGAACATCTGTTTTAGGTTATATTAAAAATTTAGGAATTACACACTTACAATTGTTACCTGTTTTTGACTTTTATGGTGTAGACGATATAAATAAAGAAAAAGCATACAACTGGGGTTATAACCCAATGCAATATTTTGCAGTTGAAGGTTGGTATTCTAAAGATCCAAATGATCCTTATATGCGAATCAATGAATTTAGAAATTTAGTCGATGAGGCACATAAATTAAATTTAGGTATTGTCATGGATGTAGTCTATAACCATGTATACGAACGCGCATTATTCCCATATGATCAATTAGTTCCAGGATACTTTTTCAGACACGATCGTCACTTCCAACCAACACATTCATGTTATTTAGAAAATGATGTTGAAACGACAAATTATATGGTTCGTCGATTAATTATTGACTCACTTGTTCATTTTGTTAAGAATTATAAAGTCGATGGTTTCCGTTTTGACTTAATGGGTTTAATGGATGTTGATACATTAAATCAAGCTGAAATGATTTTAAGAAAAATTAATCCTTCAATCATTTTATATGGTGAAGGTTGGAATATGGATTCTGCAATTAACAAGAATTTAAGAAGTAATATGAATAATCAACATTTGATGCCAAAAATTGGACATTTCAATGATTTTTATAGAAACTTATTTAAAGGTCCATTACACACGACACAACTTGGTTATGCAACAGGGTCTAAACATGACTTTGAGAAAGTATTGTTAGGTTTAACTGGTTCAAGTCACATGTTTAATTTACCGACTAAGTCATTAAACTATGTGGAATGTCATGACAATATGACATTCTTTGATACGCTTGCTTTTAATTATAAAGATGAAGTTAAAAAGAAGATGTATCAAGATTTTGTGAATCATCTAATTGCCATTTCTATAGGTGTACCATTCTATCATGCAGGGCAAGAAATGTATCGTACGAAGTTTGGTGAAGAAAATTCATATCAAAGTTCAGATGACATCAATGCTATAAGATGGTATGATTATAGTAGTATTTCAAAATTTAAGAAGATTTTAAGATTACGTAAAAAATACAAACTTTATCGTATGGATAAATACCCTAAAAAGGAAGTTCAAACTGCAATCTTGGAAGATTACATCTACTATGCTTTAAAAGGTGATGGTTATATTTTAGAACATTACTTAAAAAATGACTTCAAATCATCCACTTTAAAAGTAGATGGTGATTTAATCTTTAATTCGCAACGTGTTAAGAAAGACAATGGGTTATTAATTTTAGATAAACCAGGTGTTTATATTGTAAGAAAGAAGTTAGGTAAAAAATCATGAGTTATTACATTGGTGTAGATGTTGGTGGAACCAACATTCGTATGGGTTTAGTTGATGAAAATTTAAATATCTTACATGAAGAAAAATATGCTTCAAGTAAGTATGCTCCTGAACTATCAAATCTATTAAAACAATATGTTGAAAAACACAAGGCAAAAGGTCAAATTAAGGCCATTTCTTTAGGTTTTCCTGGTTTAGTCGATCAAGAAACAAGAACTGTACTGCATACACCGAATGAACGCCGTTTTGAAGGTTCATATCTAATGGATTTAGAAAAAGAACTTTCTATTCCTATTGTTATTGGAAATGACGTCAATGTCTTATTAATGTATGATGCAGATTTCTTTGGTATAGATAAGAATAAATCTGTTTTAGGATTTTATCTTGGAACTGGATTTGGAAATGCTATCCGTATTAAAGGTGAACTCTATCAAGGTGAATTTGGTGCTGCTGGTGAGATTGGTCATGTACCGGCTTATGCATCAGGAATTGAATTTGATGCTGAAAAACAACCGGATTTAGAACAACTGGTATCAGGCTTTAACTTAATTGAAATTCATAAGAAAAATTTTGCAGATTCACCATTTGAATCATTATTTGTTGATCATTTCAATTCAAAAGAAATTCAAATATATTTACATATCTTAGCTTTTTATATTGCAACAGAAATTACTATTCTTGATATTCCTACCATCATTTTAGGTGGTGGTGTGATTATGAGCGAGCAATTTCCAAAAGACTACTTAGAAAGTTTAATTAAGAAAAACTTATTTAGTAAATTAACAAAAGATAATTTTAAAGTGTATTATGCACAAGCAGATGTTAAATCTGGTATTCTTGGTGCAACTATATATGCAGAAAGATATTTAAAAAATTTAACAAAATAAATTTTACAAAGGAGCTTTCTATGAAGGTCTTACTATACTCTCAAAAACAAAGTATGTTAAAAAGATCTGGCATTGGCCGTGCTTTTTATCATCAAAAGAAAGCTTTAGAATCTGTTGGTATTGAATATACGACTGATCCAAAGGATACATATGATTTGGTTCATGTTAATATAGCACATTCTAAAGTTATTCGTCAGTTTAGAAAGAAATATCCTGTGATTGTCCATGGACATTCCACAGTGCAAGACTTCAGAAGAAGTTTCGCTATGTGGCGTTTTATTGCACCATTTTTCTACAAACATTTACAAAACATTTATCGTGATGCAGATTTAATCATCACACCGACGAGATATTCAAAATTCTTAATTGAATCGATGCATGTTGTTAAAGCACCTGTACTCGCGATTTCAAATGGTATCCATTTACCTGATTATGCGCATGATGAAAAGAAAATTCAAGCATTTAGAGAGCGTTTTAATTTAAAACCTGATCAAAAGGTAGTTATCGGTGTTGGATTACTTTTTGAACGTAAAGGTATCCATGATTTTATAGAAGTTGCAAGAACATTACCCGATGTGACATTTATTTGGTTTGGTGGATTACCGGGTTATATGATGACACACTTCATCAGAAAAGCCATTAAACGTAAACCTAAAAATGTGATTATGGCTGGTTATGTCGAAGGTGATGTCATGAAAGGTGCATTCCAAGGTGCAACCTGTATGTTCTTCCCAAGTTATGAAGAAACAGAAGGCATTGTTGTTCTTGAAGCTCTAGCATCTCGATTACCAATCATTATTCGTGATATTCCTGTTTATTACGATTGGTTATTTGACAAGAAACACGTATTTAAAGGACATAACAATTATGAGTTCAAGATGATGATTGAATCATTATGTAAAAATGATGTTCAGTCTGTCGTAGATGAAGGTTATAAAATCGTTGAGGAACGTTCAATCGAAAAAGTTGGTATTGAATTAAAAGCAGCATATGAAAAAGTATTAGAAATGAAAAAGAACACACGATGAAAAGACACTTAAAAAATCAAGTAATCAGAATTGTATATATGAGTTTATTTGTTAACGTTTTACTTACGGCAAGCAAATTAACTTTTGGATATCTATATAAATCTGCATCCATGGTATCGGATGGATTTAATTCCATGAGTGATATCATTATTTCAATCGGTATGATTATCACACTGAAAGTTGCAAGTAAAGCAGCAGATATGAATCACCCGTATGGCCATCAAAAGTATGAAGGTATTATGTATCTTTTACTTGGTGTCATTGTTTTTGCAACTGGTGGATTTATTGGATTTGAAAGCTTGATACAAATTATCAATAATACACATCAATTACCGACAAGTGAAGTTGTCGTTTTTGCATTCATATCAGTAGTTGTTAAATTAGGACTTGCTGGTCTTAACTTATATGGACTTAAAAAATATAAAACCCCGGCATTAAAAGCAGAAACTGTTAATCATATGACAGATATTTTAGTATCTAGTTTAGTATTAGTTTCAGTATTGTTAGCAACAACATTTAATTTAGAATCTGAACACTATGTTGCAATTGTCATTGCAGGATTTATTTTATTTGCAGGTTTTAAACTCATCAAGGAAGGTATTTCATTTATCGTTGATGAAGCACCGGATAAAGATACATATACGGAAATTAGAAATGAAATTAAATCAATTTCAGGTGTGATTTCAATTGATATGTTAAAAATGCGAAAACACGTCAATTATCTCTATATTGATGCTGAAATTGGTGTTGATGATCGTTTATCTTTAAAAAGTGCACATCAAATATCGGAAGATGTTCATGATCATATTGAAGAAAAATATCCTTTCGTGCTTCATATCATGATTCACGTCAACCCAGTTAAAAAAGGAGAATAGTATGGAATATTTTGTCTTATCAAATGGATTAAAAATTCCAAAAGTTGGTATGGGTACCAACACCTTTGGAAAAGCAGGAAATGATTTCCACGGAGAAATCAACATGGATACCAAAGAATTACTTTGGGCATATGAAAATGGCTATCGATTAGTTGATACTGCTATTGCTTATCGTAACGAAGCAGTTATTGGGAAATCAATTAAAGAATCCGGTTTAAATCGTGAGGAAATCTTCGTCACATCTAAAATTCCAATGCGTGATGAAAATGTTGGAACGGATTTACTCATTGAAAAATCTATTCAAACCTCAATTGAAAAAGTTGGTGATTATATTGATCTTTATTTAATTCATCATCCCAGTGAAAATGAGAAGAATCTTCAAGTATGGCAACATCTTGAAAGATCCTACGAAAAAGGATTATTTAAAGCAATCGGTGTATCTAACTTTAATGAAGAACAACTGACCTATTTAATAGAAAATGCAAAAATTAAACCAATGGTTAATCAAATTGAATCTAATCCTGCAAAATTCAATCATGAATTAATTAAATTCTGTTTAAAAAATCAAATCTTACCAGAAGCATGGGGACCGTTAGATCCTGTTCCAAATAAAGAAGTTTTAGAAAAGATTGGTCTTAAATACGGAAAAAGTTGGGCTCAGGTCTTATTAAGATATCAAATTGAACGTGGTGTGCTTGTGATACCGAAGAGTCATAACAAAGAGAGACAAAAACAAAATCTTGAGATCTTTGATTTTGCATTAGATGAAGCGGATATTGAGGAAATTGAGGGATAATTTGTGATTAAAGTTTTGAAACACATTTTATTTTTTATCATGTTATAATATATAAGGTTATAGTTTAGAAGGAGATCACTATGAAATTTGAAAAATTATCAAGCAACCGTGTAAAGTTCACATTTACTGTTACACCACATGAATTCGAACATGCATTAGAACATGCATTCCATCATATTAAAGATGATATCGAAATCAAAGGTTTCAGAAAAGGTCATGTTACACGTGCTATCTATGAAAAGAAATTTGGTGCAAATGCACTTTATCCAGATGCATTAAATCATGCAATTGGTCACAAATTCGATGACGCTTTAGCTGTTAAAGAATTTACAATCGTATCAGACCCATCAAATATTGATTTTAACTGGGATTTAGTTGGTAAAGGGGATTTCGATATTTCATTCGAAGTTG
Coding sequences within:
- a CDS encoding LacI family DNA-binding transcriptional regulator, whose product is MKPTIKDVAKKANVSISTVSRVINRKGYVHEETKDLIEKTIKDLGFVPNQLARSLTNRSSKIIAVIVPHIGPYFYGELLESIEAQAQANGYKIMFFNVQDDPERELEYIKFFEQYNIEGIIIASNFQNASKLDEMKVPIITIDHILDENIPSITADSVKAGELAAKRLIKGGAKNLAVFRGPSFLMTTIERTLGFNKELKKHGLHADVFDFDLISPDVKLIEQILKANPHIDGIFAYSDTLALVISSVLQKLGKKIPEDVQIIGYDNTPFCAWVNPPMTSISQPINLLGKQAFINLTRLIRGVELDTLHEVMDVELVERKSTK
- a CDS encoding alpha-amylase family glycosyl hydrolase codes for the protein MKAFIDDFNLVRIESKEYIWSIGIESYQLYWSKNEDGNQYFKVDKPLNLQKVDHIWINEVKYPLGIGVVTLLKSFDKKFRYDGPLGVNYQKSYTEFFVFSPVAKEMFVVIDGIPYEMSYEEPVWTAKVEGDLEGKPYVYRVRLVDQFADVKDPYTVAANLTDSIIIDPAKLNKQIFDYVPLKKYTDAVIYEGHVRDMTIHLDVIDKGLFDGLSQPAPSLGTSVLGYIKNLGITHLQLLPVFDFYGVDDINKEKAYNWGYNPMQYFAVEGWYSKDPNDPYMRINEFRNLVDEAHKLNLGIVMDVVYNHVYERALFPYDQLVPGYFFRHDRHFQPTHSCYLENDVETTNYMVRRLIIDSLVHFVKNYKVDGFRFDLMGLMDVDTLNQAEMILRKINPSIILYGEGWNMDSAINKNLRSNMNNQHLMPKIGHFNDFYRNLFKGPLHTTQLGYATGSKHDFEKVLLGLTGSSHMFNLPTKSLNYVECHDNMTFFDTLAFNYKDEVKKKMYQDFVNHLIAISIGVPFYHAGQEMYRTKFGEENSYQSSDDINAIRWYDYSSISKFKKILRLRKKYKLYRMDKYPKKEVQTAILEDYIYYALKGDGYILEHYLKNDFKSSTLKVDGDLIFNSQRVKKDNGLLILDKPGVYIVRKKLGKKS
- the alsK gene encoding allose kinase, with the protein product MSYYIGVDVGGTNIRMGLVDENLNILHEEKYASSKYAPELSNLLKQYVEKHKAKGQIKAISLGFPGLVDQETRTVLHTPNERRFEGSYLMDLEKELSIPIVIGNDVNVLLMYDADFFGIDKNKSVLGFYLGTGFGNAIRIKGELYQGEFGAAGEIGHVPAYASGIEFDAEKQPDLEQLVSGFNLIEIHKKNFADSPFESLFVDHFNSKEIQIYLHILAFYIATEITILDIPTIILGGGVIMSEQFPKDYLESLIKKNLFSKLTKDNFKVYYAQADVKSGILGATIYAERYLKNLTK
- the dgs gene encoding processive diacylglycerol alpha-glucosyltransferase, translating into MKVLLYSQKQSMLKRSGIGRAFYHQKKALESVGIEYTTDPKDTYDLVHVNIAHSKVIRQFRKKYPVIVHGHSTVQDFRRSFAMWRFIAPFFYKHLQNIYRDADLIITPTRYSKFLIESMHVVKAPVLAISNGIHLPDYAHDEKKIQAFRERFNLKPDQKVVIGVGLLFERKGIHDFIEVARTLPDVTFIWFGGLPGYMMTHFIRKAIKRKPKNVIMAGYVEGDVMKGAFQGATCMFFPSYEETEGIVVLEALASRLPIIIRDIPVYYDWLFDKKHVFKGHNNYEFKMMIESLCKNDVQSVVDEGYKIVEERSIEKVGIELKAAYEKVLEMKKNTR
- a CDS encoding cation diffusion facilitator family transporter, producing MKRHLKNQVIRIVYMSLFVNVLLTASKLTFGYLYKSASMVSDGFNSMSDIIISIGMIITLKVASKAADMNHPYGHQKYEGIMYLLLGVIVFATGGFIGFESLIQIINNTHQLPTSEVVVFAFISVVVKLGLAGLNLYGLKKYKTPALKAETVNHMTDILVSSLVLVSVLLATTFNLESEHYVAIVIAGFILFAGFKLIKEGISFIVDEAPDKDTYTEIRNEIKSISGVISIDMLKMRKHVNYLYIDAEIGVDDRLSLKSAHQISEDVHDHIEEKYPFVLHIMIHVNPVKKGE
- a CDS encoding aldo/keto reductase family protein, which translates into the protein MEYFVLSNGLKIPKVGMGTNTFGKAGNDFHGEINMDTKELLWAYENGYRLVDTAIAYRNEAVIGKSIKESGLNREEIFVTSKIPMRDENVGTDLLIEKSIQTSIEKVGDYIDLYLIHHPSENEKNLQVWQHLERSYEKGLFKAIGVSNFNEEQLTYLIENAKIKPMVNQIESNPAKFNHELIKFCLKNQILPEAWGPLDPVPNKEVLEKIGLKYGKSWAQVLLRYQIERGVLVIPKSHNKERQKQNLEIFDFALDEADIEEIEG